Proteins encoded by one window of Collimonas fungivorans:
- a CDS encoding MurR/RpiR family transcriptional regulator codes for MADTPTVDQLMLQIAEQYATLSRQLKIIATYVEQHRSSLMLERISDIAEHCDVQPSAIVRFAKQFGFSGFSEMQAVFRDAYTAQAIPSQNYQQRIRKLIDAKPTPLTGGSMAREFIAASRSGLDELLNGMDDVQFDAAVKLLQKAENIYVIGVRRSFPIASYIVYALQHTNKRVHLLSGLGGMIREQIRSIGKNDVVIAISFTPYGKETQACVRLAHHHQAKSLVITDSQLSPLARHASVLLTVKEGSAFAFRSLTNAMCLCQALFIALAYRLELNVEETGAIEGYDE; via the coding sequence ATGGCAGATACGCCGACTGTCGACCAGCTGATGCTGCAAATCGCCGAACAATACGCAACGCTTTCGCGCCAGCTGAAGATTATCGCCACCTATGTGGAGCAACACCGCAGCAGCCTGATGCTGGAACGGATCAGCGACATCGCCGAGCATTGCGATGTGCAGCCGTCCGCCATCGTGCGCTTCGCCAAGCAATTCGGCTTCAGTGGCTTCAGCGAGATGCAGGCGGTTTTCCGCGATGCCTATACGGCGCAGGCGATCCCTTCGCAAAACTACCAGCAACGGATACGCAAGCTGATCGACGCCAAGCCAACCCCGCTCACCGGTGGTTCGATGGCGCGCGAATTCATCGCCGCCAGCCGCAGCGGCCTGGACGAACTGCTGAACGGCATGGACGACGTGCAGTTCGACGCAGCGGTCAAGCTGTTGCAGAAGGCCGAAAATATCTATGTGATCGGGGTGCGCCGTTCCTTCCCTATCGCCAGCTACATCGTATATGCCTTGCAGCACACCAACAAGCGCGTGCACCTGCTGTCAGGCCTGGGCGGCATGATCCGCGAGCAGATCCGCAGCATAGGCAAGAACGACGTCGTGATCGCGATCAGCTTTACGCCCTACGGCAAGGAAACCCAGGCCTGCGTGCGGTTGGCCCATCATCACCAGGCAAAATCGCTGGTGATCACCGACAGCCAGCTGAGTCCGCTGGCCCGCCATGCATCGGTATTGCTGACCGTCAAGGAAGGCAGCGCATTTGCATTTCGCTCGCTGACCAACGCCATGTGCCTTTGCCAGGCCCTGTTCATTGCGCTGGCTTATAGGCTTGAGCTTAATGTGGAGGAAACGGGCGCAATCGAAGGTTACGATGAATAA